The genome window CTCaggaaaaatgagagaaaaagcCCGAGCAGTATTTGGATCGGACACCAGGCGTAAAACTAGCTTTGTACATTCTATGAAGAGAGTCGAAGTTTTTTCTGACCTGCGTCAAATCAgatgaaaattcaaaaacacTCTCGTCTCCgctgtttcttttctttctcctcacTTTTCGTGATTTGTGTGCAGTAGatattttgagagagagagaccaacAGAACGCCTAAGGAACGGTGTGGGTACAATTTGGGATTGGAGTCATCATAATTACTTAATTAGCGAACGGTAGACCGTAAAAAGTTAAATAATTTCTTAACTACTcagtaattagtaattacacTGCCAAAGCATAATTAGTGTCGGCACGTGCCagtaaaaaattatttgttttttactCTATCCAGACAAGAATCCCAATATCCtacctacaaaaaaaaaaaaaaaaccagagaaTAAATGATTCTACGATCCTTGATTATGCATTCAATAATTACATTATAATTGCCACAATTTCGTAATCCATGTATTAATGGGTTGGGCACAAGACATTGTATTTTGCGCCCTGTAATAGAAGTTACTATAATAATCATCACATatatttatcaaattcaaaaaattgtgtgGACCTCACACTGATAAACAGACTGAACATCTGTGATTAAAATGCAAGAAAACTACAGTAACTTTTACAGTAGGTACTTTTAACCTTGTGTTTTGGACAATTCACTTCAATGTTTTTGTTCAAGTAGATATTGAAGATTTGTTGggtatcaaaaaaattaaaaagaaaaatgttttaCACTCTCAATTTATTTATGATCCACATTTACTACGAATACAATGCAGATGAAGTGTTGAATGTTAAAGGGTCCTacatttgtgtttttaattaatgattatcCCACATGTCACATGAAGTGAGGGTAAAATTAGGATGAGATTATAAATTGGGGGTCCTTAGCATTCCTCGATAGAAAATCATTGGTTCATTACTACGTAAAATCTTGTAATAAGCCAAGGCCCATCAATGAAAACGAAGTCTAGAAGGCCCATAATGAAATCCAAAAAGGCGGAGCCCACATCTGCAGATGGTTAAAAGGCCGAACCCGCAACAATTGGTGCATATCCTTATGAAATCAGCTTTGCTCCTTGATTTGAATCAACCAGGCCAGAGTTTCAGTCAGGTCTTGAGCGATTAAAATAACAAGCAGTCTGCAAAATGTCGATGCGATCGTCGAAATCAAAGGAGAGAGGGGTGGTGTTGTTAAGCGGAATACTAAAATCTGTGTCGCCAAGTATTATGCTCAACTCTGATTGGAAATGGTTTGAGTTCGGATTTGGGCTTCCGCAGGACTAAAAGTGGGTGAAGATATGTTGTGTTCACCAGATGTTTGTTGAAATGACCCAGTAAGATTGTGTTGTATTTATGTATGTCTCCATTCTGCAGTACTACTGTGTATGTGTGACACCCGGTAAGTACGTAAGTAATCCTGTCATGGGCCTATAGAAATTCTGTCCTACACCTTAACATTCAACACCCTTTCAAccccacaattttttttattggaactGAATTATCTGTCCGAGAATTACTAATTAAGTGAAGGAATAAAAAGAACTCCCGCCATGTTAGCCCTTTGTGGCAGGTATGAATAGGAGGCAAAAAGAGAGCCGTTATAGTTATAGAGCCTCTCTTGTACTAACACTGCCTTGAACAAATATACCTAACTCTTATCTCCTTTTCCCTTAAATCAATCCCACATTCTTTCCCTATATAACCAAACCAAAACCCATCTCTTATCTTATACAACTTTTTTAGTTTACTggcttttttttcctcttgttcCAGGCCAACCATTTCTTTAACTGCAATACACTTTGATTTTTGCTACTTTCCTTTCACAATAATTTCACTTTCTTCCTGACAGTGATGGGGGCTTTATTCCTCAATTCTCCCTCAGTTGCACTGCACAAATATGTTAGAATCTCCAATGAGGGAGACCGGTTGTTGTTGAGGAGAAACAAGAGTTTTGTACGTTGTCAAGCTGGGAAGAAGGTGACAAAGCCTGTAAAAGTTTCTTCAATCGGTGCTGATCTAATGGAGGCAGGGAGCTTAGTCTTAACTCCAAATGGGAAGGGCCAGCAAGAGATTGCAGTGAAGGATCTGGTGCCCTATGGTGGACCAACCAATTCTTTAGTGGAGATGCATGAGGGTATTGGAATCGTCAAATTTCTTAGAGGGAAAGTGTTTTTTATAACTGGTGCAACTGGGTTTCTAGCCAAAGGTAcattttttggtttgttttcgtATATGTTTACATGCTCTATGTTTTTCCTAGATATCTAAGAATTATCCCAATGTAACAAATTGATCATGCTTTAAAATACATCCAGTTCTTATAGAGAAGATTTTACGTATGGAGCCTGATGTGGGCAAGATATTTCTCTTAATCAAGGCAAAAGACAGAGAAGCTGCAATGGAAAGACTGAAAAATGAAGTATGTTATCTATCATAACATATTTTTTAAGTTCAGATCAATGTTATAGGATTTGTTTTTTAGTCTGGAATCAATACTTAGTTATGCTTGTGTTTATCTAGGTCATAAATGCGGAGCTTTTCCAGTGTCTCAGAGAAGTATATGGAAAGTCCTACCAAGCATTCATGTTAAGTAAACTGGTTCCGGTTCTAGGAAATGTATGCAAATCTAATCTTGGGTTGGAAGAACATTCGGCTTCCTTGATTGCGAAAGAAGCAGATATAATTGTAAATTCTGCTGCTAATACGACCTTTGATGAAAGGTCATCGACcgccctttttttttattctcattAAGCATTAATTATTACCACAAGAGTACAATTTAGTTGTTCTGTGATATAGAATTGTGTGGTGAAATTGCAGATATGATGTAGCTATTGATATAAACACAAGGGGACCTTGTCATCTCATGAGCTTCGCAAAGAAATGCAAAAAACTAAAGCTGTTCTTGCAAGTATCAACAGGTATATAGCCAGAAAAATGATGATAAGAGTGTATTTGCTCATTATAATAAAAGTATGATGCTTTGTCCTTTTTCTACAGCTTATGTCAATGGGCAGAGAAAAGGACAAATTATGGAAAGGCCATTCTGTAACGGAGATAGTATAGCGATGGAAAATTTTGTCTCTGAAACTGAGACAAGATTCCATCCTATTTTGGATATCGAGAACGAAATAAAGCTAGCTTTGAGTTTCAAGGAAGCCTTCAAGGATAATGAAATGGTTCAGAAAATGAAACAACTAGGTTTGGAAAGGTGATGTGCTTCCCCATTTGGTCTTCTGTGGATTCTAATGCTTTTGATAATATGCTTATATAATTAGAACTCAAACAGGGCAAGAAAGTATGGATGGCAAGATACTTATGTGTTCACAAAGGCTATGGGAGAAATGATGATCGATAACATGAGAGGAGATGTACCAGTTGTCATAATTCGACCGAGCGTTATTGAGAGCACTTACAAAGAGCCATTCCCAGGATGGATGGAAGGAAATAGGTATTAGCACTTGTTCttcttattaattattttaatatctTCACAATACAATTCTATTGAACTTAATAAACTATGCGATCACCTGCGGCCGCGAGCCTGCCTCTTTCTTCTCTCAGGATGATGGATCCAATAGTTCTATACTATGGAAAAGGGCAGCTCACAGGTTTTCTAGTAGATCCAAATGGAGTACTTGATGTGGTAAGTACTTCATGGGTTAGAGCTATTTTTTGCTTGAGGCATGTGAAGAGTTGCTTCTCTTTTGATGTAGGTACCGGCAGATATGGTTGTCAATGCTACATTGGCAGCCATAGCAAGACATGGAGTGGCTCCAAAACCTGACATCAATATCTACCAGATTGCCTCATCTGTTGTGAATCCATTGGTTTTCAAGGACTTGGCCAGATTACTCTATGATCACTATAACTCTTTCCCATGTTTGGACACAAAGGGCAGGCCAATACAAGTTCCATCCATGAAACTCTTCAACACAATGGAAGAATTTTCCGAACATCTCTGGAGAGATGCTATTGGGAAAACTCGATCGACGGCGTTAGCTTCTTCAAACCTTAAGCTGTCCCAAAAGCTTGAGTCTATATGCAGAAGATCAGTGGAGCAAGCCAAGTATTTAGCTAACATTTATGAACCATACACTTTTTATGGTGGGAGATTTGACAATAGCAACACACAGATATTGATGAAAAGTATGtctgaagaagagaagaagaggtttGGATTTGATGTTGGAAGCATTGATTGGAGAGATTACATCACAAATGTCCACATTCCTGGCCTAAGAAGGCATGTCATGAAGGGAAGAGGGGCTTAACATACAAACTGACTTGTTCTGTGAAAAATCTGTGGGGGTCCCCCAAGTATTGGTAATAAATGGAATTATGTCctctgtttaattttttttccttacataTAAACATGTGCTTCTGCTGTAGTGATTGCTTATTTCCAATCTAATTTTACATCTGACAGATGAATTTTCAAAATCCTTGTCAAATATATAAATTCTGGCCATGGCACCCCTAAACTCATTCAATACATACCACAAATTCTTCTCTTTCTAAACCCGACCTTTAAAGTCTAAACTTTGACATAGAATTGGACTTATAATTTGTAAGTTTATTATCATCCCAgtttttatctcaaaaattCAGAATCGGCTACATGAGTCCCTTCAAAGAAAACATTTATCAAGTAGGACATTTTGGGCCCCTTGGCCCATGAAAAGTTTAATTCTCTCTGGCAACTTTTTGGATCCTCTAGTATTGGGATAGACTGGGTTGGTCCAAAGCATCAAGCGATAACCTCTACCCAAGGTCAATATCTGAAGACCGAGTctggcccggcccggcccggcccggatGTAGACAACTTGAACGGATATGCAAGCATAAAAGCAGCAGGAAAATACAAGGAAGCTTCAGTTTATGTTAGCACTCCAATCAAAATTCAGTCAATCAGGCACTGACCCACCTGAAATTGACCACAAATTAAGCTTGCTGAACAATCTTTTGATTTTCCTTGCTCTTCAAGTTTGTAAAGTAAACTCCCATTACAAATACAGGAACATTATACCTCAAACACTCAATAgtcaataacaataaaaaaaaaaaacaaaaatgacacTCTTCTCTTTCATTTGCAGTTGCTTTGTCCCCAAATCCTCTTCGCAGGTGATCACTGATGATGCAGATGTGAAAACTACTTCTCTTAAGAAACCAAAAGGCAAGTCAAAATCGCAACGAGCTCCGATTGTGGTCTCTTACTTTCCCGTTGGTTCACAACCATCTCGTTTGTAGTCACAAGCTGATGGGAACCTAGAGGTGACGTGGTTGGTTTAAGTAGGTTTAATCTCATATAAATACTGGTATTAGCTTGTAACAAGGCAGTTATGAATTCTGATGAGAAATAGTTACATGTTTGTTCCCGTGTCTTTTTTGTTCTTCCTCCTCCGTGAGATCTTCTCTATGTTCCAAACTCCAAATTGCTAGGTCAAGGTTGAGGGCGATGTATCACAAGCAATCAAAAAGCTGGTGCATCATTTGTGATCTGCATAGTGGTGGTCCTGGTGGACAAGCTCAAGACACGCTATAGAGAAGAATCCTTGGATATTTTGGTAGTGCAAGTAGCAGTTCTATACTGCAGTGTTTTTGTCATTTGTGTATCTCAACACTGCAACAAAAGGCTAGGCAGGGTAACAATGATGTTTCCTCTGTGGCTTTGTTTTTCAACAATAATCTCAGTTTGCAGTTGATTATAGAGAAGATAAACACTTATCTAGTTATCCACCAAACATGGGTGAACTTCCAGTCCTGTTTTCTTCACTGTACACATACATTTAACAAGAAACTGAACATCAAATTGGAAGTACACCAATCAAGGGTGAAATTCCAATCATGTTTTGCTTCGACTTATGTAGCCGTCAGGGATCTAAATTAAAGAGCCTAAACGACCATAGTTCGCCTGGGCTGCTACAAAGCAATCCTTTGTATCCATCCACCATTCCAGAACCATACCTTCATCACCACACAGTACTTCCTacttcatgaaaaaaaaaaagttaaaag of Tripterygium wilfordii isolate XIE 37 chromosome 13, ASM1340144v1, whole genome shotgun sequence contains these proteins:
- the LOC120012352 gene encoding fatty acyl-CoA reductase 2, chloroplastic isoform X2; its protein translation is MGALFLNSPSVALHKYVRISNEGDRLLLRRNKSFVRCQAGKKVTKPVKVSSIGADLMEAGSLVLTPNGKGQQEIAVKDLVPYGGPTNSLVEMHEGIGIVKFLRGKVFFITGATGFLAKVLIEKILRMEPDVGKIFLLIKAKDREAAMERLKNEVINAELFQCLREVYGKSYQAFMLSKLVPVLGNVCKSNLGLEEHSASLIAKEADIIVNSAANTTFDERYDVAIDINTRGPCHLMSFAKKCKKLKLFLQVSTAYVNGQRKGQIMERPFCNGDSIAMENFVSETETRFHPILDIENEIKLALSFKEAFKDNEMVQKMKQLGLERARKYGWQDTYVFTKAMGEMMIDNMRGDVPVVIIRPSVIESTYKEPFPGWMEGNRMMDPIVLYYGKGQLTGFLVDPNGVLDVVPADMVVNATLAAIARHGVAPKPDINIYQIASSVVNPLVFKDLARLLYDHYNSFPCLDTKGRPIQVPSMKLFNTMEEFSEHLWRDAIGKTRSTALASSNLKLSQKLESICRRSVEQAKYLANIYEPYTFYGGRFDNSNTQILMKSMSEEEKKRFGFDVGSIDWRDYITNVHIPGLRRHVMKGRGA
- the LOC120012352 gene encoding fatty acyl-CoA reductase 2, chloroplastic isoform X1 translates to MMGALFLNSPSVALHKYVRISNEGDRLLLRRNKSFVRCQAGKKVTKPVKVSSIGADLMEAGSLVLTPNGKGQQEIAVKDLVPYGGPTNSLVEMHEGIGIVKFLRGKVFFITGATGFLAKVLIEKILRMEPDVGKIFLLIKAKDREAAMERLKNEVINAELFQCLREVYGKSYQAFMLSKLVPVLGNVCKSNLGLEEHSASLIAKEADIIVNSAANTTFDERYDVAIDINTRGPCHLMSFAKKCKKLKLFLQVSTAYVNGQRKGQIMERPFCNGDSIAMENFVSETETRFHPILDIENEIKLALSFKEAFKDNEMVQKMKQLGLERARKYGWQDTYVFTKAMGEMMIDNMRGDVPVVIIRPSVIESTYKEPFPGWMEGNRMMDPIVLYYGKGQLTGFLVDPNGVLDVVPADMVVNATLAAIARHGVAPKPDINIYQIASSVVNPLVFKDLARLLYDHYNSFPCLDTKGRPIQVPSMKLFNTMEEFSEHLWRDAIGKTRSTALASSNLKLSQKLESICRRSVEQAKYLANIYEPYTFYGGRFDNSNTQILMKSMSEEEKKRFGFDVGSIDWRDYITNVHIPGLRRHVMKGRGA
- the LOC120013446 gene encoding uncharacterized protein LOC120013446; amino-acid sequence: MTLFSFICSCFVPKSSSQVITDDADVKTTSLKKPKGKSKSQRAPIVVSYFPVGSQPSRL